CCCTTGACGCCTCCCTATTCGGCCTTGCTCCTGGCGGGGTTTACCTGGCATCCGGTGTCACCACCGGACCCGGTGAGCTCTTACCTCACCCTTTCACCCTTACCCGTCGAAACGGGCGGACTTCTCTCTGTGGCACTTTCCCTGGGGTCGCCCCCGCTGGTGATTACCCAGCGCCCTGCCCTATGGAGCCCGGACTTTCCTCCCTCTGACCTGGGTCAGACAGCGATCATCTGGCCTACTCCAACCAAACTGCTGAAAAACTACTGTGAAGACCGTCGATTGCGTTGTGTGGTGCTTGCTTCTGCGCTGATCAATTATCTATGTAGTGGGGGGAGATGCCCCCGTGCGCTGCCTCGTCGGTCTTCCGCATGACGTTTTTCGCTACTATGCCAAACAGGACACCATCGTCGCTGCTTAATCGTATCTACTACTCTGCCGCTGCTGCCGGTTCCTGTTTCAGAACCAGAATCCGCTGGCAATGGGGGCAGAAGTACATCTCGTCTCCTTTAAACAGCATGTTGTACAGCTGGGGCGGCAGTTGCATGTTGCATCCCATGCAGGAACCGTCCCGAGCCTCGGCCAGGGCCTGTCCGCGGCGTTGATCGCGCAGTTGTGTGTAACGGCGGACCAGACTGCTTGAAAGCTCCTTGACAATGGCATCACGCTTGGCGGACGCTGTATCAATAGTGCTTTGCAGGGCAGCAATAACCGCCTGCTTTTCTGCACTTCCGTTCTTTGTACTGTCTGCAAGGGTGGCAAGCTCTGCCTGGCAGGCATCAATGGTTGCCTGCAGCTCTTCGCACCGGCCATCAAGCTGCAACTGTTGTTCTTCGAGGTCACTTACCTGCTTGCGTGCGGCAGTGATTTCCCGGCCAACAGCCTGAAACTCTTTGTTGGTTCTGATCTCTTTCATATTGGTTTCTGAACGGCGAATATTTTCCTGCTCAGTGTGCAGAGCCGTATCCAATTCAGCCTTTTCACGTCTGAATGCAGTCATCTGAGCCTGGTGTTCTGCAAGGGCAGCCTGAACCGCGGCAAGCGACTGTTCAAGTTCAGCTATGCCGGCATTGAGTACTGCCTGTTCCGCCTTCTTTTCGGCGATGGTTTGATCAATGCCTTGTAGCTCTTCCAATAAGTCGAGTTTCTTTTTCACTTCTGTCTCCTTGGTTAAATGACTTCTGCTGTGCGGCTGATAAAGGTTCTGAATGGATTCTGCTCACATTCGGCCCTGATGATTTCAACAGAATGGCCGGCCTGGGCGAGGGCGTTGCCCAGAAACTCCTGTATGGCAGCCACCATGAGGATCTCGGTGCCAAAGTGACCGGCGTCCAGCAGTGCTATCCCTTGTGCCTCTGCTTCACGGGCTTCGTGATACTTCAGGTCGCCGGTCAACAGCAGGTCTGCTCCGGCCCGGATCGCATCGTGGAGCAATGATGAACCGCTACCGCTGCAGAGGGCAATTTTGCGGATGCTCCGGCCAGTATCGCCGACAAAACGGAGCGTTTCACAATCCAGCTGTTTTGCTACGCTCCCGGCCCAGTCTGCCAGCACTACCGGTTCGGGCAGGTAGCCGATCCGGCCCAGCCCTTTGGCGGCAGCTTCATTCAGCAGAGGATAACAATCAAAGGCAGGCTCTTCATAGGGATGTACGGCCAGCAGGGTGCGGATTGCCCTGGAAAGCTGATCACGTCTCAGCAATAATTCCAGACGTTGCTCAGCTACCTTTTCCTGTTTACCTATGGTGCCAATAGCTGGTTCTGCTCCGGCAAGGGGCAGAAAGGTGCCTTCACCGCGGGTACTGAAGGAGCAGTCCTGGTAGTTGCCGATGGACTCTGCATGGGGGAGCAGTGCCGAACGTACCGTGGCAAGCTGTTCTTCCGGTACAAATACGACCAGTTTGATCAGCTCGTCCCGGCTGGTAATTTTGAGCGGCCGGGTTTGCTGCAGGCCGATCCTGTCTGCCAACAGGTCATTCAGTCCGTCGGTAGCTATGTCATAGTTGGTGTGCATGGCCAGCAAGGCCAGTCCACCCTGGGCAGCCAGCAGCAGGCTGTTGCCGGTGGAGGTTGAAGAAGTGATCTGGCGGAGAGGAGAGAAGATCAGGGGGTGGTGGGTGACCAGCAGATCACAGTTGTGATCAAGTGCGGATGTAATAACCTGTGGGAGCGGATCCAGTGCTACCATGATGCGGGTGACGCTCTTTGTTGTGTCACCCAGCTGTAATCCCACGTTATCCCAGTCTTCAGCCAGACGGAAGGGGTACTTTTTGTTAATGATTCCGGCTATGTCTGACAGTTTTGGATTGGTCATGCCGTATAAATGAAAAGAGTGCATCCCTGTGAGATGCACTCTTTTTGACCTATGGTCGTAATTGATCGGTAACTGACTGACCGCATCCGGTCTAAACCTCTGCTGGGGAAGTTGATATGGTGGGCCCACCAGGACTCGAACCTGGGACCAACCGGTTATGAGCCGGTGGCTCTAGCCAACTGAGCTATAGGCCCGTGCAGTAAAGTGTATTAATACAGGTAATTTTCTTCGTGTGTCAAGGTATTTCAGGTTCAGGCCCGGCTGAGGAAGCGGCCGTCGCGAGTATCCACCTTGATCTTGACGCCGTTTTCCAGGTAGGGCGGGACTTTCAGTTTCAGGCCGGTTTCAAGGATGGCATCCTTGGTTTCGGCCGTGGCTGTGGCATGTTTGATGATCGGCGCTGTGTCTGTTACGGTCAGTTCCACTACCATCGGCGGTTCTGCCATGACCATGCGGCCCTGGAACAGACCCAGGGTGACTTCAGTCCCTTCCAAAAGGAAGAGGGAAATGGCGGAAAAAGCCTCTTCGTCCATCTCGAATTGTTCATAGGTCTCCAGGTCCATAAAGACACCGCATTCGCCATCGGCGTAGAGAAACTGTCCCTTGTGACGCTCATAATCCGCCTCTTCGACTTTGTCACCGGAGCGAAAGGTGCGGTCCAGTACCTGCCCGGTCAGCAGGTTGCGATAACGGGTTTTTACCATCGTGTTTGCGCCGCGGGCAGAAGGGGACTGGATAGTGACGTCAAGTAGCAGGCAGGGGGCGCCTTCCAGCTGGATGACAAGCCCTTTTTTAAAATCAGAGGTGGTGTACATGCACAGGCTCCTTAAAGAAAGATTGGAGCGGCATCATACCCGGTCGTTGTGAAAAATTCCAGTGGCAAGGGATGGGAAAAAATCCCCCCGCGGTAGTTAACCGGCGGGGGGAGAGAGGTTAAGCGTTACCGGCTTTTGATCGTTCGGCCTTCTTGAGAAGAGTGGCGGCAACCGGGTGGCTGTTGTTTTCAGCATACAGCACGGCGGTGTTGCCGCATTTGGTTTTTGCACGGGGGTCTGCACCGCCTTCCAGCAGGGCCTGTACCGTCAGGTTGCAGCCATAGATGGCGGCCAGCATCAGCGGGGTATGCCCATCGCGATCACGTGCATCAATCTCGGCACCTTTCTCTATCAGCATTTTGACGATCTCGGTGTTGCCGTTGGCAGCGGCGTAATGCAGGGCAGTCTTGCCTTTGTCGCTGGAGGCGGTGATGTCGGCACCACGATGAAGCAGATCCTTGACGCTGTCGATCTGACCTTGCTTGGAGGCACTGATTAGCAGGGTGTGGCCGTTGCGATCCTTGGCATTTACATTCTCCATTGGTTTTTCCTCCCTTTGCATGAGATTGGTCTGCTGGTTTACACCGGTTCAATTGATGTTGCCGGGTTTGGATGCAAAGCCGGCCACCTGGAGGCAGTCGGCAGGATGAAAAAGGGTCTTTGGGTAGAGTGAACTGATGAGGAAATACGCTGGGGTAGCAGGAACAAGGGAAAGCCGGCGTGATTTGACATCCGCACAGGCTGGCCAAAAGCCGGGCCCCTGTAGTCGGTCAGCACGAACTGAGCCGCCGAGGTGAGCAGTGGTACAAGCACCACCAGCACCCTGACGGCAAACTGCGCTATGTCTGCGGCCTGATCCGTCATGGACACCTGCCGTGACACCGTAGTGTGAAGAGGATATCTCTATACCATAAAACTGTCCGGATGGCTACCGCTGAAAAGAAAAAATGGTGACCGTCTGACCGTCCTGTGCTTGCCCTTATCCCGATCTCAAGGTATATGAATACATTATAGGTCAGATGACCTACTCAGCGGGAGGTGCTGGTATGAAAACCCTTTTTTCTGTAGTGGTGCTGGTTTTGTTCTGGGCGGTCTCCAGTCCGGCAGCAGTGATTTATTTGAAGGACGGCGGGCAGATTAAGGCCAAGCGGGTCTGGCGGGAAAACGGGAAGGTTGTGGTGTTGGTAAACCATGAATCCATTACCAGTTTTGCAAGCAGTGAAGTAAACCTGAAAAAGACTTTTCCGCCACGCAAGAAACGGGTAAGACCGCAAAAGGCGACGCAGTCTCCTGCCGCTGCTCCGGGAGTTCCGGCAACAGGTGCCACCGCGGTGCAGGCACCGGAACAGCCGGCCACGGGGGGTAAAAAAATCACCCTGCCCAGCCTGCCGAACAAGTTGCCGGAGCGTCAGATCCCTGCCGCTTCTGAAGAGGGGACATTGCGCAAACAAAAGCGTGAGATGGAAGAACGTTTGAAAGAGTAAACGGTTCTTAGTGCGAGATGAGCAGCGGCACCGGTGCTTTGAGCAGCAGTTCCTGTGTGAACGGGCTTAATACCGGTGCCCTGTTTGATTTGTAGCTGAAGCCGCCTACCACAATCAGGTCCGCTTTTTTCTGGCGGGCCTGCTCCAGAAGTGCCTCTGCCGCATTGCCTTTCTGAATGACTATGATTTCTGTGGCGGCCTTTACGTGGTGGCGTGCAAGGTGCTGTTGCAGCAGGTTGATGGGCTGCTCTTCCCGTGCCCGGTTATCGTGGCTCGTGACCATTGCAACAATGCTGATATCTGTAGCAGCCTGAAGAAACGGCAGGGCGTCGTTGACTGCCCTGACCGACTCCCTGCCGGCTTTCCATGCCACCAAGACTCTCTCACCAAACTGGAAGATGTCGCCACTGCCAGGGAATACCACAATCGGCCGTCCCGCACCGAGAATCAGGCGCTCGTGAAAATCAAGGTTTGTCCTGCGGCTATGCAGTTGGGTCGGTTGTCCAACCAGTATCGTGTCGGCATAGTGGCTGTGATTGGTAACAATTTCAGCGAGCGGTGTTCCAACCGTATTCCAGTCAACCAACAGCCATTCCGTTTCAATCCCGGCTTTTGAGGTGGCATTGACGAAGAACTCCCTCACTTGGGCGAAGTCGGACAGGTATGACGAGCTTGAGGTGTAATGGGGGTGGGTAATGACATACAGCCCCTTCAGTCGCCCACCGTGACGAGAGGCCAGATCTATGGCAGCCATCAATCTGGCTGTACATCCCGCTCCCCTGTCCATATGTACGATGATGTCAGTCAGCATCCCTGCACCCTGTACTGCGTTTGTTGCAAGCGAACCAGAGCCTAGATGCCGCCTTTCAGCCAGCGTGCCACATCCTTGGCGTGATAGGTGATGATCAGATCTGCCCCGGCCCGCTTGAAGCCCAGCATGGTCTCCATCACCACCCGCTCTTCATCGATCCAGCCGTTTGCCGCCGCACCCTTGATCATGCTGTATTCGCCGGAGACATTGTAGACAGCCAGCGGCATGGCATATTCATTGCGCAGGTCACGCAGGATGTCCAGATAGGGAAGTCCCGGTTTGACCATGATGATATCGGCACCTTCTTCAATATCAGCCTGGGCTTCCCGCAGGGCTTCGAGACGATTGGCAGGGTCCATCTGGTAGGAACGCCGGTCACCGAATTGAGGCGTTGATTCGGCTGCCTCGCGGAACGGCCCGTAGTAGCCGGAGGCGTACTTGACTGCATAGCTCATGACCGGGATATGGCTGAAGCCGTTGTTGTCCAGAGTCTGGCGAATGGCAGCCACCCGCCCGTCCATCATATCGGAGGGGGCTACCATGTCGGCACCGGCCTGGGCGTGGGAAAGGGCTTCCCGGGCCAGCAGTTTGACCGTGGCATCGTTGTCGACATCACCATTTTTGATGATGCCGCAGTGGCCATGGTCGGTGTATTCACACAGACAGACATCGGTAATGACCGCCAATCCCGGCACCTCTCGCTTGATTGCCCGGATTGTCTCCTGGATAATGCCATGCTCGGCATAGGCGTCGCTTCCAACCGCATCCTTGGTCTCGGGAATGCCGAACAGGATCACTGCCGGTATGCCCAGCCCATGGACTTCTTTGGCCTCGGCAACGATATGCTCAATGGATTGCTGAAAGATACCTGGCATGGAGGAAACCTCTTTGCGGATACCACTGCCAAAGGCTGAAAACATCGGATAAATCAGATCGTTGGCTGAGAGTGTAGTCTCTCGTACCATCCGGCGGAATACCTCTTTGCCACGGATCCGGCGAGCCCTGAAACGGGATGAAAACATTGGCGCTAACCTCCGGTTTTTGCTTTTTTTATGCCAATGGCATCATACAACGTCTGATTTGACGAATGCAAGGTCAGGAGAGTGGTTGACAAGAAAAAAAAGCGTGGTAAACAAAAACAATACGATGTCGGAAGAGTTGACGCATTTAAAAGTCCTGATTGAGGGCAGAACACAACGAAGGGAGGAATACAGAATATGCGTAAAACGGGAATAGCTGCAGCTTTGCTGCTGTTGGGGTTGAGTCAGGCCGCACTGGCCGAGAACAGGGCAGAAACGGTCACCTTTGCACCCTATGTGGGTGGATATACCTTTCAGGGGAACCAGCATGTTGAAACATCACCGGTGTTTGGTTTCCGGTTGGGCTACAATCTCACGGACAACTGGGCGCTGGAAGGAGTTGTTGATTACTTGAAGGCTGATCTTGAGGGTGGCGGCAATATAGAGATGCTGCGTTACGGTGGCGACATTCTCTATAATTTTATGCCCAAAAGTAGCCTGGTGCCCTATTTGGCTGCCGGCTTTGGCGGGTTTAACATTGATAACAGCAAAACCCGGGGGATCGTTAACTACGGTGGTGGTCTGAAGTGGTTCCTGTCTGATAACTTTGCCCTGCGTGCCGATGTGCGTGGGCTTAACTACAGCATGGGGAAGATCTACACCAATGTTGAGTATACCCTGGGCCTGCATGTCGCCGTAGGCGCCCCCAAGCCGGCTCCAGCGCCGGTTGTTGTGGCTGAGCCGGTGGTTGAGGCTGCAGCACCCAAGGCTGCGCCGGTCGTTGTCGCTCCGCCACCGCCACCACCACCTGCCCCTGCCAGCAGCCTGACGGCAGAACCTGCAACACTGGAGAAAGGTAAAACTACGACCCTGACCTGGTCTTCAACCAATGTCAGCGGTTGCGAAATTCAGCCCGGTATTGGTCCAGTGTCAGCTACAGGCTCCACCGTGATCACCCCTGCTGCAAATACCAGATATACTCTGACCTGTAGCGGTGAGGGGGGTAAGACCAGCAGCACTGCCGGTGTCGAGGTGACGGAGCCGGTTAAGGAAGAGAGTGCTAAAAAAGCCTCTGCTGTTGCCGCAGGCGCCCGTCTTTCTCTGAAGGTGAATTTTGATACCGGTAAATCGATCATCAAGAAGCAGTACTATGATGAGTTGAAGGTTGTGGGTGATGGCCTGAATGAGCAGAAGAACCTGAAAGGGGTCATTGAAGGTCATACCGATAACGTTGGCAGCGATAAGTCAAACCTTGCCTTGTCCCAGCGCCGTGCCAATGCGGTTCGTGATTATATTGTCAAGAATTTCAAGATTGACCGCAAGCGTCTGGCTGCCAAGGGGTACGGGGAGTCCAAGCCGATTGCGGACAATGCCACCGCCGAAGGACGTGAGCAGAATCGTCGTATCGAGGCGGTATTTGAAGAGATTCCAAACTTTAAACCGGATGCCGATGAGCAGCAACCGGTAAAACCGGCCAAGAAGGCCGTTAAGAAAAAGGCAGCCAAGAAGCAGGCTCCTGCAAAGCGGTAGCTTTCTGCTTAGATGAGAACAGAAACGGCCCT
Above is a window of Trichlorobacter lovleyi SZ DNA encoding:
- a CDS encoding elongation factor P, translating into MYTTSDFKKGLVIQLEGAPCLLLDVTIQSPSARGANTMVKTRYRNLLTGQVLDRTFRSGDKVEEADYERHKGQFLYADGECGVFMDLETYEQFEMDEEAFSAISLFLLEGTEVTLGLFQGRMVMAEPPMVVELTVTDTAPIIKHATATAETKDAILETGLKLKVPPYLENGVKIKVDTRDGRFLSRA
- a CDS encoding OmpA family protein, producing the protein MRKTGIAAALLLLGLSQAALAENRAETVTFAPYVGGYTFQGNQHVETSPVFGFRLGYNLTDNWALEGVVDYLKADLEGGGNIEMLRYGGDILYNFMPKSSLVPYLAAGFGGFNIDNSKTRGIVNYGGGLKWFLSDNFALRADVRGLNYSMGKIYTNVEYTLGLHVAVGAPKPAPAPVVVAEPVVEAAAPKAAPVVVAPPPPPPPAPASSLTAEPATLEKGKTTTLTWSSTNVSGCEIQPGIGPVSATGSTVITPAANTRYTLTCSGEGGKTSSTAGVEVTEPVKEESAKKASAVAAGARLSLKVNFDTGKSIIKKQYYDELKVVGDGLNEQKNLKGVIEGHTDNVGSDKSNLALSQRRANAVRDYIVKNFKIDRKRLAAKGYGESKPIADNATAEGREQNRRIEAVFEEIPNFKPDADEQQPVKPAKKAVKKKAAKKQAPAKR
- a CDS encoding Nif3-like dinuclear metal center hexameric protein, which gives rise to MHSFHLYGMTNPKLSDIAGIINKKYPFRLAEDWDNVGLQLGDTTKSVTRIMVALDPLPQVITSALDHNCDLLVTHHPLIFSPLRQITSSTSTGNSLLLAAQGGLALLAMHTNYDIATDGLNDLLADRIGLQQTRPLKITSRDELIKLVVFVPEEQLATVRSALLPHAESIGNYQDCSFSTRGEGTFLPLAGAEPAIGTIGKQEKVAEQRLELLLRRDQLSRAIRTLLAVHPYEEPAFDCYPLLNEAAAKGLGRIGYLPEPVVLADWAGSVAKQLDCETLRFVGDTGRSIRKIALCSGSGSSLLHDAIRAGADLLLTGDLKYHEAREAEAQGIALLDAGHFGTEILMVAAIQEFLGNALAQAGHSVEIIRAECEQNPFRTFISRTAEVI
- a CDS encoding ankyrin repeat domain-containing protein — its product is MENVNAKDRNGHTLLISASKQGQIDSVKDLLHRGADITASSDKGKTALHYAAANGNTEIVKMLIEKGAEIDARDRDGHTPLMLAAIYGCNLTVQALLEGGADPRAKTKCGNTAVLYAENNSHPVAATLLKKAERSKAGNA
- the hemB gene encoding porphobilinogen synthase, which gives rise to MFSSRFRARRIRGKEVFRRMVRETTLSANDLIYPMFSAFGSGIRKEVSSMPGIFQQSIEHIVAEAKEVHGLGIPAVILFGIPETKDAVGSDAYAEHGIIQETIRAIKREVPGLAVITDVCLCEYTDHGHCGIIKNGDVDNDATVKLLAREALSHAQAGADMVAPSDMMDGRVAAIRQTLDNNGFSHIPVMSYAVKYASGYYGPFREAAESTPQFGDRRSYQMDPANRLEALREAQADIEEGADIIMVKPGLPYLDILRDLRNEYAMPLAVYNVSGEYSMIKGAAANGWIDEERVVMETMLGFKRAGADLIITYHAKDVARWLKGGI
- a CDS encoding universal stress protein — protein: MLTDIIVHMDRGAGCTARLMAAIDLASRHGGRLKGLYVITHPHYTSSSSYLSDFAQVREFFVNATSKAGIETEWLLVDWNTVGTPLAEIVTNHSHYADTILVGQPTQLHSRRTNLDFHERLILGAGRPIVVFPGSGDIFQFGERVLVAWKAGRESVRAVNDALPFLQAATDISIVAMVTSHDNRAREEQPINLLQQHLARHHVKAATEIIVIQKGNAAEALLEQARQKKADLIVVGGFSYKSNRAPVLSPFTQELLLKAPVPLLISH
- a CDS encoding zinc ribbon domain-containing protein, whose product is MKKKLDLLEELQGIDQTIAEKKAEQAVLNAGIAELEQSLAAVQAALAEHQAQMTAFRREKAELDTALHTEQENIRRSETNMKEIRTNKEFQAVGREITAARKQVSDLEEQQLQLDGRCEELQATIDACQAELATLADSTKNGSAEKQAVIAALQSTIDTASAKRDAIVKELSSSLVRRYTQLRDQRRGQALAEARDGSCMGCNMQLPPQLYNMLFKGDEMYFCPHCQRILVLKQEPAAAAE